The genomic DNA CACATACATCGGTCAACACTTTTTGAGCTTTGAGACTATCTTTGACCCCTCAAACACCACTcacctatattttatttatattttttttgtaagaaagaaagaagacaatataatatacattcaaatttaaaaagtattttataaagagaatttctacggtacactcacaaaatgaggtgtaccggtactcctacttcttaattatataaatgaacgatcattttttatgtattaaatagctatttgtcaatatttatattttatagaacaacatttcataagaaaaacatcatttaattgtttataagaatcaaagtaactttttttacatattatcgtaaaaaataatgaatgttctcaattatgagtgataaaaatttaaaaaaataaaaaattatttctttgacacttttgatgaataagatttagttactataattataaatgataaaaaaaaaatatttttcttcaaaaaacaactcatttaactatgaatttaaagagtgagtgtaccggtacactcaaatatagtgggtgtaccatagaatttgccttttataatacaaataaaaaacattagttatatttttaaagCAATCATGAAAGAGGTAAtctattgatttatttaaaaaaaaaagagggtaATGTAATGGGAATGCAGAGCCACACAAAGCAGAGAGAGTGATGAATAaagtgatgatgaagatgaatggTTAATGGTTAATGAACATGACCATGGCTTCTACTCTCACTCACACACTCTCTCTCACTCCTTCCACTTCCCATTCATATCTCTCCCAAACCAGACACAGTTTTCGTTTTCCCACAATTAAGTTACCTTCTTTCAGCAACAATAACCGTAATAACCACCGTGTCTTCTTTAAAGTCTcagcttcatcttcatcttcgttTCAAGCTCTTATATTTGACTGTGACGGTGTCATCTTGGAATCTGAGCACTTACATCGTCAGGCTTATAACGATGCATTTCTTCACTTCAATGTTcgttctccttcttcttcttcttcttctcaaccACTCAACTGGGATATAGAATTCTATGATCAACTTCAGAACCAAATTGGCGGTGGCAAACCCAAAATGCGATGGTTCcataaatttctttcttttattcttGAAACATTGCTTCTTAGTATTATGTTATGTTTGTGATTGTGATtgtgattgtgtttttttttttgttgaaaattttcaGGTACTTTAAGGAACATGGGTGGCCTTCATCAACGATATTTGAAACTCCTCCAACTAGTGATGAAGAACGAGCCAAGTTGATTGACACTCTTCAGGTTTTTATGCTTTTCTTAATCTTACTTTCATTTCTATATATTTATCATGACTAGGCCACTATACACTCACAAAGAGGACACGGCATTGACACCATCGGACACTAACATGTGTTTGACATCAGACACGCCTTATATATGAAGTGTTAGTGCTACATAGTTTGGAAGCTACTATCAGAACGGAGATTGTGTAGTAATTTAATAATTAGGAGTTAGGAGCTTCACTATTTAGTAACCATGTTTCCTATTGTTCATAGGATGAGACGGATTAGAAATTATGCAGATCATTTAATCGACTAAACTTGCTCTGGTTACTATTTATTTAGAGGGGAAAACTTGGACATGAAATTGTTCTGCCCCTTTAGAATGAAACTGACATTCATTACGATTATAATTTCCTTGTTTGGCTATTTAATTTGCAAATTCAAGATTACAAAAGATTGTGAACTAGAGATGTTTCTTGATcctttttcaacttattttgatTGAGTAAATCGAGTTTTTGTGCTTATCGAAGTATCAAGACTTGTATGCTTATGATGACCCTGTCAATTGTTGCCTCACTTAGAGTATGGTGTCACATTGAAGAATGAATTTGAGACTTAAGTCAAATGGCAGCTGCACTGgaatttagaaagaaagaaatagattATACTTCATGAGTTCTATGTCCCACATTGGTTGGATGAAACAACAAGTACTGGGGCTGGGATGAGATTATTTGGACTGCATGAAAAATTTGAACTTGGGACTCTTGTATTATAGTGTTACTTCTAAAAAGCTGGACTTGGCTCTTTGCTTTTGAATAACTGTAGACCTGGTTAGAAATTGTAAACCTACTTTCACACTCAAATGAACCATCTATTTTAATGGATGTCTTCAAGAATTTATCCTAGACCAACAATTTGAATCCCATCATTTTAATACGtttcttaaatatattaaatatttatttcacTCTCCAAGAAATATATCAAGTGAATCTACATGAGAAAGAAGTCTCGATTTGTTGTTTGATATAGTAGTCTGCTTAAGCATAAGAAATTTCAGATTACAAATATTCATTTTGttctttatctctctaaatTGCATTTAATCATGTTACAATATGGACCTAGTTGATTCCATATGACATGAAGGATACATCTAAGTGATTCTAGAGTCAAAGTTATTTTGAGTGAGAAAATCAAGTTTATGCACCTATGAAAGTTCAAATACTTGTATGCTTTTGTTGCATGCATAAATCACttattttggtttcttaaaCAATGAAGACCCTGTCAATTATTGCCTCACTTAGAGTATGGTGAATTTCATTGGTCATGTAGGATTGGAAGACAGAGAGATACAAAGATATAATC from Medicago truncatula cultivar Jemalong A17 chromosome 8, MtrunA17r5.0-ANR, whole genome shotgun sequence includes the following:
- the LOC25501884 gene encoding haloacid dehalogenase-like hydrolase domain-containing protein At4g39970, whose product is MNMTMASTLTHTLSLTPSTSHSYLSQTRHSFRFPTIKLPSFSNNNRNNHRVFFKVSASSSSSFQALIFDCDGVILESEHLHRQAYNDAFLHFNVRSPSSSSSSQPLNWDIEFYDQLQNQIGGGKPKMRWYFKEHGWPSSTIFETPPTSDEERAKLIDTLQDWKTERYKDIIKSGSVKPRPGVLKLMDEARDAGKKLAVCSAATKSSVILCLENLIGIERFQSLDCFLAGDDVKEKKPDPSIYVTASQKLGVSEKNCLVVEDSVIGLQAATQAGMSCVVTYTSSTAEQDFKEAIAIYPDLSNVSLKDLELLLQDIVAAKQDNCL